A region of Bacillota bacterium DNA encodes the following proteins:
- a CDS encoding ParA family protein, translated as MGRIIAVVNQKGGVAKTTSVYHLGVQLAALGRRVLWVDLDPQAALSAWSGLAPEAQSRTVYHGLLTREPVRNLIVPDRHGPHLVPSGLELTLAELELVGQMAPERRLSRLLGPVRDEYDYILIDTQPSLGILTQNALVAADEAVVPVACEYLAVRVLSLVVRALARIRVQANSQLKVAAILPTLYDGRTRHAREALDQIRQAFAGRYRIFEWPVVRSIRFAEAAARGAAIWEIAPGHPGGRVYQAVAAALDGRPAPLGPGETLLEEEPAAQ; from the coding sequence ATGGGCCGCATCATCGCGGTGGTCAATCAGAAGGGCGGGGTGGCGAAGACCACCTCCGTCTACCACCTGGGCGTGCAGCTGGCCGCGCTGGGTCGCCGGGTGCTCTGGGTCGACCTCGACCCGCAGGCCGCGCTCTCGGCGTGGTCCGGGCTGGCGCCCGAAGCGCAGTCCAGGACCGTCTACCACGGACTCCTGACCCGGGAGCCCGTGCGGAACCTGATCGTTCCCGACCGCCACGGGCCGCACCTGGTGCCCTCCGGGCTGGAGCTGACCCTGGCCGAACTGGAGCTCGTAGGCCAGATGGCCCCGGAGCGGCGGCTTTCGCGCCTGCTCGGCCCGGTGCGGGACGAGTACGATTACATCCTCATCGACACCCAGCCGTCCCTGGGCATCCTGACGCAAAACGCCCTGGTGGCGGCCGACGAGGCCGTCGTTCCGGTCGCGTGCGAGTACCTGGCGGTGCGGGTGCTCTCCCTGGTGGTGCGGGCGCTCGCCAGGATCCGCGTTCAGGCCAACAGCCAGCTGAAGGTGGCGGCCATTTTACCCACCCTTTATGACGGCCGCACCCGCCACGCCCGGGAGGCGCTGGATCAAATCCGGCAGGCGTTCGCCGGGCGCTACCGTATCTTCGAGTGGCCGGTGGTGCGCAGCATCCGGTTCGCTGAGGCTGCCGCCCGGGGCGCCGCCATCTGGGAGATCGCCCCGGGCCACCCCGGCGGCCGGGTTTACCAGGCCGTGGCGGCGGCGCTTGATGGCCGGCCTGCTCCCCTCGGCCCGGGGGAGACCCTGCTGGAGGAAGAACCGGCCGCCCAGTGA